The Phoenix dactylifera cultivar Barhee BC4 chromosome 17, palm_55x_up_171113_PBpolish2nd_filt_p, whole genome shotgun sequence genome contains a region encoding:
- the LOC103705570 gene encoding AT-hook motif nuclear-localized protein 20, which translates to NRRKRARRSRSSSSSSRRRRRRDSLYSDKLANLWWHGHLGLPGAEPASSSPGPKSQETPPPKEADPGGSATAPNDDEERDNSSESKEGAIVAGARRPRGRPAGSKNKPKPPIFVTRDSPNALRSHVMEVAGGADVADAIAQFARRRQRGVCVLSGAGTVANAALRQPAAPGAVVALHGRFEILSLTGTFLPGPSPPGSTGLTVYLAGGQGQVVGGSVVGSLIAAGPVMVVASTFANATYERLPLEEEEEEEEGVPGEGGPGPLPGGSLPGMAGGGGPGGLPDPSSLPIFNLPPNLALNGAQFGHDAFAWTHARPPY; encoded by the coding sequence AACCGGAGGAAGAGGGCAAGAAGAAgcagaagcagcagcagcagcagcagaagaagaagaagaagagactcTCTATATTCCGACAAGCTGGCGAACCTTTGGTGGCATGGCCACTTGGGCCTCCCGGGAGCCGAACCGGCCTCCAGCTCCCCTGGTCCCAAGAGTCAGGAGACACCCCCGCCGAAAGAAGCCGATCCTGGTGGCAGCGCTACGGCTCCTAACGACGATGAGGAGAGGGACAACAGCAGCGAGTCAAAGGAGGGCGCCATCGTGGCCGGCGCCCGCAGGCCCCGCGGCCGCCCCGCAGGTTCCAAGAACAAGCCGAAGCCCCCCATTTTCGTAACCCGGGACAGCCCCAACGCACTCCGCAGTCATGTCATGGAGGTCGCAGGCGGCGCAGATGTCGCGGACGCCATCGCCCAGTTCGCTCGCCGCCGCCAGCGTGGTGTCTGCGTGCTCAGCGGCGCCGGCACGGTGGCCAACGCAGCCCTCCGCCAGCCAGCTGCTCCGGGCGCGGTGGTGGCTCTCCATGGCCGGTTCGAGATCCTCTCCCTCACGGGGACGTTCCTGCCTGGCCCTTCACCGCCAGGGTCCACGGGGCTGACAGTGTACCTGGCCGGCGGGCAGGGGCAGGTGGTGGGGGGCAGCGTCGTGGGCTCCCTAATTGCTGCAGGGCCCGTTATGGTGGTTGCCTCGACCTTCGCGAACGCAACCTACGAGAGGTTGCCattagaggaggaggaggaggaggaggagggggttcCAGGGGAAGGAGGACCAGGGCCGCTGCCGGGCGGGTCGCTACCGGGGATGGCCGGAGGTGGAGGTCCAGGTGGGCTTCCGGACCCGTCGTCTCTTCCTATTTTCAATTTGCCGCCGAATTTGGCACTCAATGGTGCGCAGTTTGGCCACGACGCCTTCGCATGGACTCATGCACGGCCGCCGTACTAA